One stretch of Candidatus Bathyarchaeia archaeon DNA includes these proteins:
- a CDS encoding PQQ-binding-like beta-propeller repeat protein, whose protein sequence is MSKKAVIAVTVTLFLVLALGNVGLEVADANPLPPDWMNPEMNITIPSPQNESTNTLPVLVEFTAQSSSYFFLPANESEGWINGFFYALDGQNMTSGVRFTEVQGPKAVQYSIATDHNFSGQVELTDLTEGSHNITVYWGALINNASVVYNANWSATTQFNVKTEKTASTASIESLTTAADLSDSNDWPMFHHDVGHTGFSSSSGPKTNQTRWFFTTGGAIETSPVVVDGRVYFGSDDGSIYAVDAQDGTLIWDFTTEGPARSSPAVVNGVVYAGGYRAHMVFAINASTGDLLWKSPINSLYPNTISATTVANDVVYVSVYVAEAGHGGELYALNMTTGKLLWIYDPSAWISSSPAVADGVVYIGSSRGLEALDAITGAAIWNGNIDAYGIDALTVDEGLVYAGATTEVVQAFNAYNGAFVWNGSVSGGCYMSCPAVANGMLYVCTTYGGSSVLHAGGVFALDAATGALRWNQTIGSISQSSPAVADGIVYVGSDDTGPSYLLNSTTGHKIYALNATTGAIIWTYTTGGIVKSSPAVADGVLYVGSSDSKLYAIGEPPKNENDGQAESPFPTASLKLSPSPTIPEFSPWMSPLFVASTLLIICWKRKTSRQ, encoded by the coding sequence ATGAGCAAGAAAGCAGTCATAGCAGTCACAGTCACACTATTCCTCGTTTTGGCTTTGGGCAACGTGGGTCTTGAAGTGGCAGATGCTAATCCGCTTCCCCCAGACTGGATGAACCCCGAAATGAACATCACAATCCCTTCTCCGCAGAACGAATCCACAAATACCCTCCCGGTTCTTGTGGAGTTCACGGCACAAAGCAGCAGCTATTTCTTCCTTCCCGCGAACGAATCGGAGGGGTGGATTAATGGGTTTTTCTACGCTTTAGATGGGCAAAACATGACTTCTGGAGTTAGATTTACGGAGGTTCAAGGGCCAAAAGCAGTACAATACTCAATTGCCACTGACCACAACTTTAGTGGTCAAGTAGAATTGACAGACTTAACTGAAGGAAGCCACAACATAACTGTCTACTGGGGTGCACTTATCAACAATGCATCTGTAGTGTATAACGCGAATTGGTCAGCAACAACCCAATTCAACGTTAAAACCGAAAAAACGGCGTCGACTGCATCTATAGAGTCATTAACCACCGCTGCAGACTTATCAGACTCCAACGATTGGCCAATGTTTCACCACGATGTTGGGCACACAGGTTTTTCGTCTTCATCTGGTCCTAAGACGAACCAAACGCGTTGGTTTTTCACCACAGGAGGAGCCATCGAGACTTCACCAGTCGTTGTTGACGGCAGAGTTTATTTCGGCTCCGACGATGGAAGCATCTATGCCGTAGACGCTCAGGATGGCACCTTAATCTGGGACTTCACCACTGAGGGTCCAGCGCGGTCATCCCCCGCAGTTGTGAACGGCGTGGTCTATGCAGGTGGTTACCGTGCGCACATGGTCTTTGCAATAAATGCTTCAACGGGTGATCTGCTGTGGAAGAGTCCGATTAACTCTCTTTATCCCAACACTATTTCTGCCACAACTGTAGCGAACGACGTAGTTTATGTGAGCGTTTACGTTGCTGAGGCGGGTCACGGTGGCGAACTTTACGCTTTGAATATGACAACAGGCAAGCTCTTGTGGATATATGACCCATCCGCTTGGATATCTTCTTCTCCTGCAGTTGCAGACGGCGTGGTTTACATTGGGTCATCGCGGGGGCTTGAAGCTCTAGACGCAATTACAGGAGCCGCAATCTGGAACGGAAACATTGATGCTTATGGTATAGATGCCCTGACTGTTGATGAGGGTTTAGTTTATGCGGGGGCGACGACGGAGGTTGTTCAGGCTTTCAACGCGTATAACGGCGCTTTTGTTTGGAACGGAAGCGTCAGCGGAGGCTGTTACATGTCTTGTCCTGCAGTAGCCAACGGAATGCTTTATGTTTGCACGACTTATGGGGGGTCAAGTGTTCTTCATGCTGGCGGAGTTTTCGCATTAGATGCAGCAACAGGCGCTTTACGTTGGAATCAAACCATAGGCTCCATAAGCCAGTCTTCACCTGCTGTCGCTGACGGAATAGTTTACGTGGGCTCAGACGACACTGGGCCCTCTTATCTCCTAAATTCGACGACGGGACACAAAATCTACGCCTTAAACGCAACTACAGGCGCAATAATTTGGACCTACACCACGGGTGGAATCGTTAAATCTTCACCAGCTGTTGCCGACGGCGTATTATATGTAGGCTCCAGCGACAGCAAACTCTACGCAATAGGTGAACCCCCAAAAAATGAAAATGATGGCCAAGCAGAATCACCTTTTCCAACTGCCTCTTTGAAGCTGTCTCCGTCTCCTACAATTCCCGAGTTTTCTCCATGGATGAGTCCCCTCTTCGTTGCGTCTACATTGCTGATAATCTGCTGGAAAAGGAAGACAAGTAGGCAATGA
- the nikR gene encoding nickel-responsive transcriptional regulator NikR has protein sequence MTKITRVGVTFPPELLQDFDAITAKMGYESRSKAIQDAVRLFVSERKWLQEESTTQQTGIILMVYDHDVRGLESGLTEVQHHHSDVVTSTLHIHIGERDCLEAIAVRGKASEIRHVSDELATKKGVKILKTVVVTI, from the coding sequence ATGACCAAAATTACCCGTGTAGGCGTAACCTTCCCCCCTGAACTCCTCCAAGACTTCGACGCCATCACCGCAAAAATGGGCTACGAAAGCCGCAGCAAAGCCATCCAAGACGCAGTCCGCCTCTTTGTCTCTGAACGCAAATGGCTCCAAGAAGAATCCACCACCCAACAAACAGGCATAATCCTGATGGTGTACGACCACGACGTTAGGGGGTTAGAAAGCGGCTTAACCGAAGTTCAACATCACCACTCCGACGTTGTCACCTCCACCCTGCATATACACATAGGCGAACGCGACTGCCTAGAAGCCATAGCCGTCAGGGGCAAAGCTTCCGAAATTCGCCACGTAAGCGACGAATTGGCAACAAAAAAAGGCGTCAAAATCCTAAAAACTGTGGTCGTTACCATTTAG
- the nadA gene encoding quinolinate synthase NadA, with amino-acid sequence MTDIIDKIQQLKKEKNAVILAHNYQRGEIQEVADYVGDSIELSRKAMEEKTAKIIVFCAVDFMAQSAAILNPEKKVLLPTLGARCPMAQMLTVEEIKRAKTKYPKAPAVLYVNTLGEAKAECDICCTSANAVQVLESLDADTVLFGPDRNLGEYVAEKTGKTVIPIPEWGFCPTHLLFQPEDVTVMKQIHPKAVVMVHPECSKEMRKVADFIGSTSQMCRYAKESNATEFIVGTEEGILHRLRKENPDKKFFLAYGDAVCPNMKLTTLDRLYASLKEEKYLVEVPENVASKARGSLERMFQVKA; translated from the coding sequence ATGACTGACATAATTGACAAAATTCAGCAGCTAAAAAAAGAAAAAAACGCTGTCATACTTGCACACAACTATCAGCGAGGAGAAATCCAAGAGGTAGCAGACTACGTAGGTGACAGCATCGAACTCAGCCGAAAAGCAATGGAAGAGAAAACCGCAAAAATCATCGTTTTCTGCGCAGTAGATTTCATGGCGCAGTCAGCGGCTATTCTTAATCCAGAGAAAAAAGTTCTTTTGCCCACACTGGGTGCGCGTTGCCCCATGGCACAAATGTTAACAGTAGAAGAAATCAAACGCGCCAAAACCAAGTACCCCAAAGCCCCTGCAGTGCTGTACGTGAACACACTAGGGGAAGCCAAAGCCGAATGCGACATATGCTGCACCAGCGCCAACGCTGTGCAGGTTTTGGAGTCTTTGGATGCTGACACAGTGCTGTTTGGTCCCGACCGCAACTTGGGCGAGTATGTAGCGGAGAAAACAGGCAAAACAGTTATTCCAATTCCTGAATGGGGTTTCTGCCCAACCCATTTACTGTTTCAACCTGAAGATGTCACCGTGATGAAACAGATACATCCTAAAGCCGTTGTGATGGTTCATCCAGAATGCAGCAAAGAGATGCGCAAAGTGGCAGATTTCATAGGGAGCACTAGCCAAATGTGCCGTTACGCCAAAGAATCCAACGCAACAGAATTCATCGTTGGAACCGAAGAGGGCATTTTGCATCGGCTCCGTAAAGAAAACCCTGACAAAAAATTCTTTTTGGCGTACGGGGATGCGGTTTGCCCGAACATGAAGCTGACTACTTTGGATAGGCTTTATGCTTCGTTGAAAGAGGAAAAGTATTTGGTGGAAGTTCCTGAAAATGTGGCGTCCAAAGCGCGTGGTTCACTGGAACGGATGTTTCAGGTCAAAGCCTAA
- a CDS encoding CehA/McbA family metallohydrolase, with protein sequence MVVKADLHVHSCYSSDSMITPKELILFAKKRGLNAVAVTDHNRVEGALKIAKQTPDFLIIPGIEVSSADGHIVGLNLREVIPRGLSAEVTVEKIHDAGGVAVACHPYALFKGSLGKNVSAKFDAIETLNARAFPFHRSRRKAEQAAVQFGLSRVAGTDAHYAPQIGVAYTVIDAEPTVDAVAQAILAGRCKPMGTSVPVVVNVQQQLQRLHRMVAKFGKAPHEAI encoded by the coding sequence ATGGTCGTCAAAGCTGACCTCCATGTGCACTCCTGCTACAGTTCAGACTCAATGATTACACCAAAAGAACTGATTCTTTTTGCCAAAAAACGTGGCTTAAACGCCGTTGCCGTTACCGACCATAACCGTGTCGAGGGCGCGCTTAAAATCGCCAAACAAACCCCTGATTTCCTCATAATTCCCGGCATAGAAGTTTCCAGCGCCGACGGGCACATCGTGGGGCTCAACCTCCGTGAAGTCATCCCGCGAGGCTTATCTGCAGAAGTAACAGTCGAGAAAATTCATGATGCTGGCGGAGTCGCGGTTGCATGCCACCCGTATGCCCTTTTCAAGGGAAGTTTGGGCAAAAATGTCTCTGCAAAGTTTGACGCCATCGAGACTTTGAATGCGCGCGCGTTTCCCTTCCACCGTAGCAGACGCAAAGCCGAGCAGGCGGCGGTGCAGTTTGGTTTATCACGTGTTGCAGGAACCGACGCCCATTACGCTCCACAAATTGGGGTTGCATACACGGTTATCGACGCAGAACCCACTGTGGACGCTGTTGCCCAAGCTATTTTGGCTGGGCGATGTAAACCCATGGGGACCTCGGTGCCTGTTGTTGTTAATGTACAGCAACAGTTACAGAGGCTACATCGGATGGTGGCAAAATTTGGCAAAGCACCCCACGAAGCGATTTAG
- a CDS encoding radical SAM protein, producing the protein MKILLINPPQSYYPDSDLVTGNLPLGLMYLAAVLDKEGYKVEILDAFMSDAAFHTVGDTIEVGLSYNKIRGEIQSRKPDLVGVANPFSSQIEHAKKVAEVAKGVDPQIFTVVGGPHASVVPETFLQEAKSVDVAVIGEGEYILLDLVKFLGGTKKLQDIEGIAYRENGQIKLTHPRPFIKNLDELPYPAYHLVDMEQYLNPVKIEYRSFKPRALAMVTSRGCPYNCCFCSVHLHMGKAFRANSAGYVADHLQFVVDKYRVKNVFFEDDNLTFDQKRMEAICDQIVERKIKFNWETPNGVRADRLNLELLKKMKKSGCRSVFFGIESGDQTVSDNIIHKDIDLAKVVEVAEMCKQIHLTSGGFYIIGFPGEKIENMKKTVEFGLMLKRDYNVGMHLLVATPSYGTKLYEECMKKGYVKEDLTPRALAEVRQTMGKPLIETEDFTAEDVQEIAAYAMKEYKRLSIINSVKYPRKTLDTLFHNPHIAVKFIKKILA; encoded by the coding sequence GTGAAGATTCTCCTGATAAACCCGCCCCAATCATACTATCCAGACTCAGACTTGGTGACTGGAAATCTGCCGCTGGGCTTGATGTACTTAGCCGCGGTTTTGGACAAAGAAGGGTACAAAGTGGAGATTCTGGACGCCTTCATGTCAGACGCCGCCTTCCACACCGTCGGTGACACAATCGAAGTCGGTTTGTCCTACAACAAAATCCGCGGCGAAATCCAAAGCCGAAAACCTGACCTCGTCGGTGTAGCCAACCCGTTCTCCTCCCAAATCGAACACGCCAAAAAAGTTGCCGAAGTAGCCAAAGGGGTGGATCCACAAATTTTCACCGTGGTAGGTGGTCCACATGCTTCAGTGGTTCCCGAAACTTTTCTGCAGGAGGCTAAGAGCGTTGATGTGGCGGTTATCGGTGAGGGCGAATATATCCTGCTGGATTTGGTCAAGTTCTTAGGCGGTACCAAGAAACTGCAAGACATTGAAGGCATTGCCTATCGCGAAAACGGGCAAATCAAACTGACGCATCCAAGACCCTTCATCAAAAACTTGGACGAACTGCCCTATCCTGCGTATCACTTGGTGGATATGGAGCAGTACCTTAACCCCGTTAAAATCGAGTACCGCAGCTTTAAACCCCGCGCGTTAGCCATGGTAACCAGCCGCGGCTGCCCCTACAACTGCTGCTTCTGCTCGGTACACCTACACATGGGAAAAGCCTTCAGAGCAAACTCAGCAGGCTACGTGGCTGACCACTTGCAGTTTGTGGTGGACAAGTACCGCGTAAAAAACGTGTTTTTTGAAGACGACAACCTCACATTTGACCAGAAACGCATGGAAGCCATCTGCGACCAAATCGTTGAGCGCAAAATCAAATTCAACTGGGAAACGCCCAACGGCGTCCGCGCTGACCGCCTCAACCTTGAATTACTCAAGAAAATGAAGAAGTCAGGGTGCCGCAGCGTCTTTTTCGGCATCGAATCAGGCGACCAAACGGTTTCTGACAACATCATACACAAAGACATAGACTTGGCAAAGGTGGTTGAGGTCGCCGAGATGTGTAAGCAGATTCATTTGACCAGCGGCGGCTTTTACATCATCGGGTTCCCAGGCGAAAAAATCGAAAACATGAAGAAGACCGTCGAGTTTGGTCTCATGCTGAAACGCGACTACAATGTGGGTATGCACCTGTTGGTTGCTACCCCCTCATACGGCACCAAACTGTATGAGGAGTGTATGAAGAAGGGCTACGTGAAGGAGGATTTGACGCCGCGGGCTTTGGCGGAGGTGCGGCAGACTATGGGTAAGCCCCTGATTGAAACGGAGGACTTCACCGCAGAGGATGTGCAGGAAATCGCCGCGTACGCCATGAAAGAATACAAGCGGCTGTCCATAATTAACAGCGTGAAATACCCCCGCAAAACGTTGGACACGCTGTTCCATAATCCGCATATCGCCGTGAAATTCATCAAAAAAATATTAGCCTAA
- the metG gene encoding methionine--tRNA ligase has protein sequence MPEKVLVTSAWPYINVTPHLGNLVGSVLSADVAARYYRLQGEDVLMVSGSDTHGTPIEVEAMKEKITPKQLTDRNHAYVSELFRRWGASFDNYTSTESPVHKEFVQQHLMKVYRNGYIFEKETEMLYCEHDQRFLPDRFVEGHCPHCNYEHARGDQCDRCGRLLDPTTLVEPRCVICQNPPVIKKTKHWYIDLSKFAAPLCKFLEENHQISGNAKNFSLNWIKEGLKPRAVTRDVEWGIPAPFPGAEGKTIYVWVEAVLGYVSATIEQCQRLGEPEKWREFWFNKNSKTLYFVGKDNIPFHTIILPALLLASGEDYNLPWNVSATEFLQFGGEKASKSRRIGIWIDEALDLFPVDYWRFFLIASRPETKDADFTWEVFTSKINADLNDTFGNFIHRALTFINSKFAGEVPAAERLNADDETLLSTIQEKVDAIARDLEAAKLQSAANTLISLSRMGNQYLNEKEPWKLLKTDPAKAATIFYVAAQIVKALAVTSAPFMPSRAEELWRTLGFSEGVAKMRWDEAVAPLEAGHKIGKPTPLFQKIDADGKKLDELLQKTREKKAAAVL, from the coding sequence TTGCCCGAAAAGGTTCTTGTTACATCCGCTTGGCCCTACATCAACGTGACGCCGCACCTAGGGAACCTTGTTGGTTCGGTTCTTTCAGCAGACGTCGCCGCACGTTACTACCGCCTTCAAGGTGAAGATGTTCTGATGGTCAGCGGTTCAGACACCCATGGCACACCTATTGAAGTGGAAGCCATGAAGGAAAAAATCACGCCTAAACAGCTCACCGACCGCAACCACGCTTACGTCTCGGAGCTGTTTCGCCGTTGGGGCGCCAGTTTTGACAATTATACCAGCACCGAAAGTCCCGTGCACAAGGAGTTCGTGCAGCAGCATCTGATGAAGGTTTACCGCAACGGCTACATCTTTGAAAAAGAAACTGAAATGCTTTACTGTGAGCATGACCAGCGGTTTCTGCCTGACCGCTTCGTCGAAGGACACTGCCCACACTGCAACTATGAGCACGCCCGCGGCGACCAATGCGACCGATGCGGCAGGCTACTGGACCCCACAACACTAGTTGAGCCCCGATGCGTAATCTGCCAAAACCCGCCCGTGATCAAAAAAACCAAACACTGGTATATTGACCTCTCCAAATTCGCCGCGCCTCTCTGCAAGTTTCTGGAGGAGAACCACCAGATTTCGGGCAACGCCAAAAACTTTAGCCTCAACTGGATAAAAGAAGGCTTAAAACCCCGCGCAGTCACACGAGATGTGGAGTGGGGGATTCCTGCGCCGTTTCCAGGTGCCGAAGGCAAAACCATCTATGTCTGGGTTGAAGCGGTGCTGGGGTACGTTTCGGCAACCATCGAGCAGTGCCAGCGGTTGGGTGAGCCTGAGAAGTGGCGGGAATTCTGGTTTAACAAAAACTCCAAGACCCTGTATTTTGTGGGCAAAGACAACATCCCCTTCCACACAATCATTCTGCCTGCGTTGTTGTTGGCGTCCGGCGAAGACTACAATCTGCCTTGGAATGTGTCTGCAACTGAGTTTTTGCAGTTTGGCGGTGAAAAAGCTTCCAAAAGCCGCCGAATTGGCATCTGGATTGATGAAGCTCTTGACTTGTTCCCTGTGGATTACTGGCGTTTCTTCCTCATTGCGAGTCGCCCTGAAACGAAGGATGCGGATTTCACTTGGGAGGTTTTCACCTCAAAAATTAACGCTGACCTTAACGATACCTTTGGCAACTTTATTCATCGCGCCTTAACTTTCATCAACTCTAAATTTGCTGGAGAAGTTCCCGCTGCCGAGAGGCTGAACGCCGACGACGAAACGCTGCTTTCGACGATACAAGAGAAAGTTGACGCCATAGCCCGCGACCTTGAAGCTGCAAAGCTCCAGTCAGCCGCCAACACCCTCATCAGTCTCAGCCGCATGGGCAACCAATACCTCAACGAAAAGGAACCTTGGAAACTGCTCAAAACTGACCCTGCCAAAGCCGCAACCATATTCTACGTCGCCGCCCAAATCGTCAAAGCACTTGCCGTGACTTCGGCGCCCTTCATGCCCAGCCGCGCAGAAGAATTATGGCGGACTTTGGGTTTTTCGGAGGGTGTGGCAAAGATGCGTTGGGACGAAGCTGTTGCACCGTTGGAGGCGGGGCATAAGATTGGCAAGCCGACGCCGCTGTTTCAAAAGATTGATGCTGACGGAAAAAAGCTTGATGAGTTGCTGCAGAAAACCCGAGAGAAAAAAGCGGCAGCGGTTTTATAA
- the trxA gene encoding thioredoxin, whose protein sequence is MNEPFHLTDVNFEETVNKNPLILVDFWAGWCGPCRALAPTIAELANDLTGKVLVAKLNVDENPKTAEKFQVFSIPTVVLIKGGQEVDRIVGLCPRKQYDAALEKHM, encoded by the coding sequence ATCAACGAACCTTTTCATCTGACAGATGTAAATTTTGAAGAAACCGTCAACAAGAATCCCCTAATCCTGGTTGACTTCTGGGCAGGGTGGTGTGGGCCATGCCGCGCTTTGGCGCCCACAATCGCAGAGTTAGCTAACGACTTGACAGGCAAAGTGTTAGTTGCCAAACTTAATGTTGATGAAAACCCCAAAACAGCAGAAAAATTTCAAGTTTTCAGCATTCCAACCGTGGTTCTGATTAAGGGTGGACAAGAAGTGGACCGCATCGTTGGTCTGTGCCCAAGAAAACAATACGATGCCGCACTAGAGAAACACATGTAA
- a CDS encoding DUF1893 domain-containing protein, which yields MTDLEIAKSELHEEKLSLAMVKDGNVLYATKSDPVTSMLEAIDKHGDKLIGASVAVHESTKAFALLCAYANIKEVYSVRISRKALTTFKTSKISVYWNKLAENTKNSDNTASCPFERAAANINDPKNAYQTLKKRFLNSKKTSQKTTNDLYRSKVKD from the coding sequence ATGACGGACCTTGAAATAGCCAAAAGCGAGCTACACGAAGAAAAACTATCCTTAGCTATGGTTAAAGATGGAAACGTCCTCTACGCCACAAAGAGTGACCCCGTCACCAGCATGCTAGAGGCTATTGATAAACACGGCGACAAGCTGATTGGTGCGTCGGTTGCTGTTCACGAGTCGACAAAAGCCTTCGCCTTACTTTGCGCCTACGCAAACATCAAAGAGGTTTACTCAGTGAGGATAAGCCGCAAAGCATTGACGACTTTCAAAACCAGCAAAATCAGTGTGTATTGGAACAAACTTGCCGAAAACACCAAAAACAGTGACAACACAGCCAGTTGCCCCTTTGAGAGAGCCGCCGCAAACATAAATGACCCCAAGAACGCGTATCAAACCTTAAAGAAGCGGTTCTTAAACTCCAAAAAAACGTCTCAGAAAACCACGAACGATTTATATCGCAGCAAGGTGAAAGATTAA
- a CDS encoding phytoene desaturase family protein, protein MANRIIVIGAGIGGLSAGCYAQMNGFESQIFEMHNLPGGQCTAWKRGGFTFDGCIHHLAGCKQGYLLEAMWKELGALPNRCIIFPKDMCQVEDEKGKRFTVYVNLEQLKQEMQELAPQDTAAIDSYIKAAQKFTDLDMLDMPLLDSAGFAGRFVKMATLMKYGLPMSQFAQKFQDPFMRKVFPTIQYDWTETPLFVHLNMMGNCHSQNYGVPEGGSLEFAKAIEQKYRKLGGTINYNAKVQKILVENDTAVGVRLADGSEHRADVVISDAFAHTTIFDMLEGRYIDENVEKMFSKPKDEVEMGIHVSLGVNRDLSKEPRALALFLEKPTKIADKERIKLDLELFGYDPTLAPAGKSVIKALLPTSYTFWNNLRNDQKRYKAQKQAIAQTVLELLEKCFPGITDQVEAADVVTPLTTERFTGINATYDISWGFTGSLKFMRGQPRALPKLKGFYLAGGQAGLPGCAAQARNIIRKICQQHNRKFRHTQN, encoded by the coding sequence TTGGCAAACAGAATCATAGTGATAGGTGCAGGGATAGGCGGCTTATCCGCGGGGTGCTACGCCCAGATGAACGGATTTGAAAGCCAAATCTTTGAAATGCATAACCTTCCAGGCGGGCAATGCACAGCTTGGAAAAGAGGCGGCTTCACCTTCGACGGCTGCATACACCATTTAGCAGGATGTAAACAGGGTTACCTGCTGGAAGCCATGTGGAAAGAGTTAGGGGCACTGCCAAATAGGTGCATCATTTTTCCAAAAGACATGTGCCAAGTGGAAGATGAAAAGGGCAAACGCTTCACCGTCTACGTTAACCTTGAACAGCTTAAACAGGAAATGCAGGAACTCGCACCCCAAGACACTGCAGCCATAGACAGCTACATCAAGGCGGCACAAAAATTCACAGATTTGGACATGTTGGACATGCCCCTTTTGGACTCAGCGGGGTTTGCGGGGCGCTTTGTGAAAATGGCAACCCTCATGAAGTACGGATTACCCATGAGCCAGTTTGCCCAAAAATTTCAAGACCCCTTCATGCGCAAGGTTTTCCCCACCATTCAGTATGACTGGACAGAAACCCCGCTGTTTGTGCACCTGAACATGATGGGCAACTGTCACAGCCAAAACTACGGGGTCCCCGAAGGAGGCTCGTTGGAGTTTGCCAAAGCCATCGAACAGAAATACCGTAAACTCGGCGGAACCATAAACTACAACGCGAAAGTGCAAAAAATCCTTGTTGAAAACGACACCGCAGTGGGCGTTAGGCTTGCAGATGGTAGCGAGCACCGCGCTGATGTTGTGATTTCGGATGCGTTTGCTCACACCACCATCTTTGACATGCTGGAGGGGCGCTACATTGACGAGAACGTAGAAAAGATGTTTTCCAAACCCAAGGACGAAGTTGAGATGGGCATCCACGTCTCGCTGGGCGTAAACCGCGACTTGAGTAAGGAGCCGCGGGCGTTGGCGCTGTTTTTGGAGAAGCCCACAAAAATCGCTGACAAAGAACGCATTAAGCTGGATTTGGAGCTTTTCGGCTACGACCCCACATTAGCACCGGCTGGAAAATCAGTCATAAAGGCGCTTTTACCAACATCATACACGTTCTGGAACAACCTACGCAACGACCAAAAACGTTACAAAGCACAAAAACAGGCGATAGCCCAAACTGTACTAGAACTTCTGGAGAAGTGCTTTCCAGGCATAACTGACCAAGTAGAAGCTGCCGACGTAGTCACGCCCCTGACGACAGAGCGGTTCACAGGCATTAACGCCACCTACGACATCAGCTGGGGATTCACGGGTTCCCTGAAATTCATGCGTGGACAGCCTCGTGCGCTGCCCAAACTAAAAGGCTTTTATTTAGCGGGTGGACAGGCAGGACTGCCGGGATGTGCGGCTCAGGCAAGAAACATTATTCGCAAAATCTGTCAGCAGCACAACCGCAAATTTCGACACACCCAAAACTAA
- a CDS encoding nitrous oxide reductase family maturation protein NosD, producing MKRIACLLLIALLATSTMACLCNANFFPPPASLQHVYIRDDGSIDPPSVPIRRENNIYTFTEDLSNFTLNIQRSNIAVDGAGHVLAGNSSGQGIVMRNVAGVIIRDLTVRNLREGIELTSSVDCTLSRVTVTKAERGVYLYNSSNNIIQKSTVRANSGDGIVLLDGCNNNSITDSWIADNGNGGISLQAPNTLLNQTACNQNSIIGNNITANAVYGIWILSSSDCLIQRNTIGNSQWGIQLHGENCKNTTIIWNQIRSCRGFGIILAGKTSGNTVAKNTLMWNQVGVDLTLSEDSQFYSNNFVYNYQQVDTHYVGGLEGAPWSLSPRNFWDNGSETGGNYWSDLYRSDDDDDGYIDTPYIVDENNTDHYPLMQTFGNVEGYAMPTQSPKPSTAATPSATASPNETYNPHSTPTFPIEIAYLIAFTIAVVAIATAYTVKKRKPHPAPKQDRQTSSYGKRDDGP from the coding sequence ATGAAAAGAATTGCCTGCCTGCTCCTCATCGCCCTCTTAGCCACCTCAACAATGGCATGCCTATGCAACGCAAACTTTTTTCCACCCCCCGCATCGCTTCAACATGTTTACATCCGCGACGACGGTAGCATAGACCCCCCATCGGTTCCCATCAGGCGAGAAAACAACATTTACACGTTCACAGAAGACCTCTCAAACTTCACGCTAAACATCCAACGCAGCAACATAGCAGTGGACGGCGCAGGACACGTTTTGGCTGGGAACAGCAGCGGGCAAGGCATCGTTATGCGAAACGTGGCGGGCGTCATTATTAGGGATTTGACGGTTAGGAACCTACGGGAAGGCATTGAACTCACCTCATCCGTGGACTGCACACTTAGCCGAGTAACGGTAACCAAAGCAGAGCGTGGCGTTTACCTGTATAATTCCTCAAACAACATTATCCAAAAGAGCACCGTGAGGGCTAACAGCGGCGATGGCATCGTACTTTTGGATGGCTGCAACAACAACAGCATAACCGACAGCTGGATAGCAGATAATGGCAACGGAGGCATAAGCCTTCAAGCTCCTAATACGCTTCTAAACCAGACTGCCTGCAACCAAAACAGCATCATAGGAAACAACATCACAGCCAACGCGGTCTATGGCATCTGGATTTTGTCCTCCTCCGACTGCCTGATCCAACGCAACACTATTGGCAACAGCCAGTGGGGCATCCAACTGCATGGGGAGAACTGTAAAAACACCACCATCATTTGGAACCAAATCCGAAGCTGCCGAGGCTTTGGCATCATTTTAGCTGGCAAAACCAGCGGCAACACCGTCGCCAAAAACACGTTGATGTGGAACCAAGTTGGCGTGGACCTCACCCTCTCAGAGGATAGCCAGTTTTACAGTAACAACTTTGTTTACAACTATCAGCAGGTTGACACCCACTACGTTGGAGGCTTGGAAGGGGCACCGTGGTCTTTGTCGCCTCGTAACTTTTGGGATAACGGTTCAGAGACTGGCGGGAACTACTGGAGTGACTTGTACCGAAGCGACGACGATGACGACGGCTACATTGACACACCCTACATCGTTGATGAAAACAACACTGACCATTACCCTTTAATGCAGACGTTTGGCAACGTCGAAGGCTACGCAATGCCTACTCAGTCGCCCAAGCCTTCAACAGCCGCCACGCCATCCGCCACTGCATCACCCAACGAAACTTATAATCCACATTCTACCCCCACATTCCCCATCGAAATCGCCTACCTCATAGCATTCACCATAGCCGTTGTCGCCATCGCAACAGCGTACACAGTCAAAAAACGCAAACCCCACCCAGCACCCAAACAAGACAGACAGACAAGCAGCTACGGGAAACGCGATGACGGACCTTGA